In a genomic window of Maricaulis maris MCS10:
- a CDS encoding transporter associated domain-containing protein, which produces MTDTPLSSDPGTRSWFSRLLGGTQRSAAVAPAQPGASTPNSIEADALDKLRVADVMVPRADIIGVDVATPLGQLAKIFAQAAHSRLPIYRDTLDDPVGVVHIKDVVSHLAPGSSGKRPAGWAHKQVLPSIGRPLLFAPPSMKALDLLRRMQGRRMHLALVVDEYGGTDGLVTLEDLIEPIVGDIEDEHDDEETPAIRSRGPGVWDVEARAEIDAFEAVVGEEIAAEDEDEDVDSLGGLVFTLIGRVPERGEVIRHPTGYEFEVIEADSRRIKRMRVRAPHKRPKPATSDADTPDAS; this is translated from the coding sequence ATGACTGACACACCATTATCTTCCGACCCGGGCACCCGGTCCTGGTTTTCACGTCTCCTTGGCGGCACCCAGCGTTCCGCTGCGGTCGCGCCAGCGCAGCCTGGCGCCTCAACGCCGAATTCCATCGAGGCCGACGCGCTGGACAAGTTGCGGGTGGCCGACGTGATGGTCCCGCGGGCGGATATCATCGGGGTCGATGTCGCGACGCCATTGGGGCAGTTGGCGAAGATTTTCGCCCAAGCCGCGCATTCGCGCCTGCCGATTTATCGCGACACGCTGGATGATCCGGTCGGTGTTGTTCACATCAAGGATGTGGTCAGCCATCTGGCGCCCGGCTCTTCGGGCAAGCGTCCGGCCGGCTGGGCACACAAGCAGGTGCTGCCCTCCATCGGGCGCCCCTTGCTGTTCGCACCGCCCTCGATGAAGGCGCTCGACCTTCTGCGCCGCATGCAGGGCCGCCGCATGCACCTCGCCCTCGTGGTCGATGAGTATGGCGGCACAGACGGGCTTGTGACGCTGGAAGACCTGATCGAGCCGATCGTCGGCGACATTGAAGACGAGCATGATGACGAGGAAACCCCGGCGATCCGGTCTCGTGGCCCGGGTGTCTGGGATGTTGAGGCGCGCGCCGAGATCGACGCCTTCGAGGCTGTCGTCGGCGAGGAAATCGCCGCCGAGGATGAAGACGAGGATGTCGACAGTCTTGGCGGGCTGGTGTTCACGCTGATCGGTCGCGTACCCGAGCGGGGCGAAGTAATCCGGCATCCGACGGGCTATGAGTTCGAGGTTATCGAGGCCGATTCCCGGCGTATCAAGCGAATGCGAGTTCGGGCACCCCACAAGCGTCCAAAGCCCGCGACGTCCGACGCGGACACTCCGGACGCCAGCTGA
- the lnt gene encoding apolipoprotein N-acyltransferase has translation MRRAHLLIWWPRTWLATRSGWRPRIVLFVAGLFSALASAPLHVVPALMLGLWTLFAALDGSRRFDRPLRSAFLRGFLFGFGYFIAGMSWVVYAFLTRGNGVEFLAPLALPALAALMAVFWGLGAAIYVALAPRSVWRVLVFAAALAFSEWLRGHVLGGLPWNLPAYVWPAGGLVSQTASWFGVYGLSLLTVFVLTAPLLAITPRLELGRTLPAFAALGISMIVLATGAIRLAASPPENVPGMTIRLVQAGIPQSQKWGDDGAAFTRDRYLALTARDGIDEVTHVVWPEGALPTFMLEDGHTLARIGDTLTSGQTLLAGVNRRASDGQELRYYNTLAALRYEAGTPRIAALYDKVRLTPFGEFTPLSGVMAMTGIPALRDLARYEFTAGPGATTLDIPGAPRVLPLICYEAIFPEFVRSPDERASWIYNLSNDAWFGPTAGPRQHFNQASYRSIESGLPMVRSAALGVSGVVDALGRPVVTLDPSGEGVRDVALPGELGRTPYSLWGDAPFLAFCLLVLLGMAWQRFQAIRTAGQAQP, from the coding sequence ATGCGGCGGGCCCACCTCCTGATCTGGTGGCCGCGGACCTGGCTGGCAACCCGTTCCGGTTGGCGGCCCCGGATCGTGCTCTTTGTGGCGGGCTTGTTCAGCGCCTTGGCTTCGGCGCCGCTTCATGTCGTGCCGGCCCTGATGCTGGGTCTGTGGACCCTGTTCGCGGCGCTGGACGGTTCGCGGCGCTTTGACCGACCGCTGCGCAGCGCTTTCCTGCGCGGATTCCTGTTTGGATTTGGCTATTTCATCGCCGGCATGTCGTGGGTGGTTTATGCCTTCCTGACGCGCGGCAATGGCGTTGAATTCCTGGCCCCGCTGGCCTTGCCGGCTCTTGCAGCGCTCATGGCGGTGTTCTGGGGTCTGGGTGCGGCGATCTATGTCGCGCTGGCGCCGCGATCGGTCTGGCGCGTGCTGGTCTTTGCGGCTGCCCTGGCTTTTTCAGAATGGCTGAGGGGGCATGTGCTGGGCGGTCTGCCCTGGAATCTGCCAGCCTATGTCTGGCCCGCCGGAGGTCTGGTCAGTCAGACCGCATCCTGGTTCGGCGTTTATGGCCTCAGCCTGCTGACGGTGTTTGTGTTGACTGCGCCTTTGCTGGCCATCACGCCGCGATTGGAGCTTGGCCGCACACTGCCGGCATTTGCGGCCCTGGGTATCTCCATGATTGTGCTGGCGACCGGCGCGATCCGCCTGGCGGCGAGCCCGCCGGAGAATGTGCCGGGCATGACGATCCGCCTGGTTCAGGCTGGTATCCCGCAATCGCAGAAATGGGGAGATGACGGCGCTGCCTTCACTCGCGACCGCTATCTGGCCCTGACCGCGCGAGACGGTATTGACGAGGTCACGCATGTTGTCTGGCCGGAAGGCGCGCTGCCGACCTTCATGCTCGAGGATGGTCACACCCTGGCCCGCATCGGTGACACGCTGACTTCGGGCCAGACTTTGCTCGCGGGTGTCAATCGCCGTGCCTCGGACGGTCAGGAGCTTCGCTATTACAACACGCTGGCTGCGCTTCGCTACGAGGCGGGGACGCCCCGGATCGCTGCGCTTTATGACAAGGTCAGACTGACCCCGTTCGGGGAGTTCACTCCACTTTCCGGGGTGATGGCGATGACCGGGATTCCTGCACTTCGTGACCTGGCCCGCTATGAGTTTACAGCCGGGCCCGGAGCAACCACGCTGGATATTCCGGGCGCACCGCGGGTTCTGCCGCTGATCTGCTACGAGGCGATTTTCCCGGAATTCGTCCGGTCACCCGACGAGCGCGCCAGCTGGATCTACAATCTGTCGAATGATGCCTGGTTCGGGCCGACGGCCGGGCCGCGGCAACATTTCAACCAGGCCAGCTATCGCAGTATCGAAAGCGGTCTGCCCATGGTCCGGTCGGCGGCGCTGGGGGTTTCGGGTGTGGTCGATGCGCTTGGTCGCCCGGTTGTCACGCTGGACCCGAGTGGCGAGGGCGTGCGCGATGTCGCCCTTCCCGGCGAATTGGGGCGGACCCCCTACTCGCTCTGGGGCGATGCGCCGTTTTTGGCCTTCTGCCTGCTGGTTCTGCTCGGCATGGCTTGGCAGCGTTTCCAGGCCATCCGAACCGCCGGTCAGGCGCAGCCGTGA
- a CDS encoding helix-turn-helix domain-containing protein — MPKVNPRGPNPIDIHVGSRIRLRRQLLKMSQERLGDDLGVTFQQVQKYERGANRVGASRLYRMSRVLEVPVQFFFEGMGERSTMTGMAEDDQTPIVYDFIRSADGVSLAESFSRIKDAKVRKRVLELVRTLADEDDEPAL; from the coding sequence ATGCCGAAAGTGAATCCGCGCGGCCCCAATCCCATCGATATCCATGTTGGATCCCGGATCCGCTTGCGTCGGCAATTGCTCAAGATGAGCCAGGAAAGGTTGGGCGACGACCTCGGCGTCACCTTCCAGCAGGTCCAGAAATATGAGCGCGGCGCCAACCGTGTCGGTGCCAGTCGATTGTACCGGATGTCGCGGGTTCTCGAGGTTCCGGTCCAGTTCTTCTTTGAGGGCATGGGCGAACGATCGACGATGACCGGCATGGCCGAAGATGATCAGACCCCGATCGTTTATGACTTTATTCGCAGCGCTGACGGGGTTTCCCTCGCCGAGTCATTTTCCCGCATCAAGGATGCCAAGGTCCGCAAACGGGTGCTCGAACTGGTGCGCACTTTGGCGGATGAAGATGACGAGCCCGCTCTTTGA
- the trmB gene encoding tRNA (guanosine(46)-N7)-methyltransferase TrmB, whose amino-acid sequence MTTEPTQNPAFRLFGRSQGKPLSARQQRLVDEFLPRIGLPDDGPIDPAALMPDRRRQALEIGFGGGEHLVAQAEANPQTGFIGIEPFLNGVAKALTAIDAAGLGNVRLARADAREILPRFETASLDQIFLLFPDPWHKKRHAKRRFVQQSTRDEFARLLKPGGRLRIATDVKSYADHCMVELSGDDRFIWQARTADDWTLPPADHITTRYETKNLGDCAPVFMDFLRV is encoded by the coding sequence ATGACGACTGAGCCGACACAAAATCCCGCCTTTCGCCTGTTTGGCCGCTCCCAGGGCAAACCTCTTTCTGCGCGCCAGCAAAGGCTGGTCGACGAATTCTTGCCGCGCATCGGCCTGCCCGATGATGGCCCGATTGATCCCGCCGCCCTGATGCCGGACCGTCGGCGCCAGGCCCTGGAGATCGGCTTTGGCGGGGGCGAGCATCTGGTGGCCCAGGCGGAAGCCAATCCACAAACCGGGTTTATCGGCATCGAGCCGTTCCTCAACGGTGTCGCCAAGGCGCTGACGGCAATCGATGCCGCGGGTCTTGGCAATGTGCGTCTCGCACGTGCCGATGCGCGTGAAATCCTGCCACGCTTCGAAACCGCCTCGCTCGACCAGATTTTCCTGCTCTTTCCGGATCCCTGGCACAAGAAGCGGCACGCCAAACGGCGTTTTGTCCAACAATCCACCCGCGATGAATTCGCGCGCTTGCTCAAGCCGGGCGGGCGCCTGCGGATCGCGACGGACGTCAAATCCTATGCCGATCATTGCATGGTTGAGCTGAGCGGCGATGACCGCTTCATTTGGCAGGCCCGGACCGCCGATGACTGGACCCTGCCGCCCGCCGATCACATCACGACCCGCTATGAAACCAAAAACCTGGGCGATTGCGCCCCGGTCTTCATGGACTTCCTGCGCGTCTGA
- the rimP gene encoding ribosome maturation factor RimP, with product MKTKSPQDDRILALAEPVAAELALEVVRVRIMSGKRPRLQIMADRTNGTGIEVEDCARFSRALSEVFEVEDPVAGEYDLEVSSPGIDRPLTTLPHFERWEGNEVKIELDRLAEGRKRFRGILAGVEDGHVGLDMDGEDDTTMIPFDWIVEAKLVLTDALIEADLKARGRGAATTEGDE from the coding sequence TTGAAAACAAAGTCGCCACAGGATGATCGCATCCTCGCCCTCGCCGAGCCGGTCGCGGCCGAGCTCGCGCTTGAGGTCGTGCGCGTGCGCATCATGTCCGGCAAACGTCCGCGTCTCCAGATCATGGCCGATCGGACCAACGGGACCGGTATCGAGGTCGAGGACTGCGCACGCTTCTCGCGGGCGCTGTCCGAGGTGTTCGAGGTCGAGGATCCGGTTGCCGGCGAGTATGACCTCGAGGTTTCGTCGCCGGGTATTGATCGTCCCCTGACCACGCTGCCGCATTTCGAGCGCTGGGAAGGCAATGAGGTGAAGATTGAGCTGGATCGCCTGGCCGAGGGCCGCAAACGCTTCCGCGGCATTCTCGCCGGAGTTGAAGATGGCCATGTCGGGCTCGACATGGATGGTGAAGACGACACCACGATGATCCCGTTTGACTGGATCGTTGAGGCCAAACTGGTTTTGACAGACGCCTTGATTGAGGCGGATTTGAAAGCGCGGGGCCGTGGCGCCGCGACGACTGAAGGAGACGAATAA
- the nusA gene encoding transcription termination factor NusA: MSIGVSANRLELLQIARAVAAEKSIDESIVIEAIEEAIQKAARSRYGAENDIRAKIDPKTGELSLTRNMTVVEEVENDSQELTLADAKKIDKTAEIGTVFSDELPPIEFGRVASQTAKQVITQKVREAERQRQFEEYKDRVGEIISGIVKRVEYGNVIIDLGRAEAIIRRADGIPRENLQNNERVRAYIYDVREEVRGPQIFLSRAHPDFMAALFAQEVPEVYEGIIEIPSVARDPGSRAKIAVISNDGSIDPVGACVGMRGSRVQAVVSELAGEKIDIIPWSDDPATFIVNALQPAEVAKVVLDEEDQRIEVVVPDEQLSLAIGRRGQNVRLASQLTGWSIDILTEEEESERRQKEFAERTQIFIAALDVDEVIAQLLATEGFTDVEDLAYADLGEIGAIEGFDEDTAEEIQARARDYLDRLSAEQDAKRKELGVEDAVLEVEGVVLAMAVKFGENDVKTVDDLAGLVTDDLRGWFETKNGERVREPGILEEFNLAAEDAEMMIMRARVAAGWISEEDLPQPEVVEEEVDEAAAAFDVENMDLAALEAEAEALGLDLDAELPEEGEEAKAD, from the coding sequence ATGAGCATTGGTGTCAGTGCAAACCGGCTGGAATTGCTGCAGATCGCCCGTGCGGTCGCGGCAGAAAAGTCCATCGATGAATCGATCGTGATCGAGGCCATCGAGGAAGCCATCCAGAAGGCCGCGCGCTCCCGCTATGGGGCCGAAAACGACATCCGCGCCAAGATCGACCCGAAAACGGGCGAGCTGTCGCTGACCCGCAACATGACGGTTGTGGAAGAAGTCGAGAATGACAGCCAGGAGCTGACCCTCGCCGACGCCAAGAAAATCGACAAGACCGCCGAGATCGGCACGGTCTTCTCCGACGAGCTGCCGCCGATCGAATTTGGTCGTGTGGCCTCGCAGACGGCCAAGCAGGTCATCACGCAAAAGGTCCGTGAAGCCGAGCGTCAGCGCCAGTTCGAAGAGTACAAGGACCGTGTCGGCGAGATCATTTCCGGCATCGTCAAGCGCGTCGAATATGGCAATGTGATCATCGATCTCGGTCGTGCCGAGGCGATCATCCGCCGTGCCGATGGCATCCCGCGCGAGAATCTGCAGAACAATGAACGTGTCCGCGCCTACATCTATGATGTGCGGGAAGAAGTTCGTGGCCCGCAGATATTCCTGTCGCGCGCTCATCCTGACTTCATGGCCGCCCTGTTCGCCCAGGAAGTGCCGGAAGTCTATGAGGGCATCATCGAGATCCCGTCGGTCGCACGCGACCCGGGTTCGCGCGCCAAGATCGCCGTCATCTCGAATGATGGCTCCATTGATCCGGTCGGTGCCTGTGTCGGTATGCGCGGCTCGCGTGTTCAGGCGGTGGTGTCCGAGCTGGCTGGCGAGAAGATCGACATCATCCCGTGGTCGGATGATCCGGCGACCTTCATCGTCAACGCGTTGCAGCCGGCCGAAGTGGCCAAGGTCGTCCTCGACGAGGAAGATCAGCGCATCGAGGTTGTCGTGCCGGATGAGCAGCTGTCGCTGGCCATTGGTCGTCGCGGCCAGAATGTCCGCCTCGCCTCGCAGCTGACCGGCTGGTCGATCGACATCCTGACCGAGGAAGAAGAGTCCGAGCGTCGCCAGAAGGAATTCGCCGAGCGGACCCAGATCTTTATCGCTGCCCTTGATGTTGATGAAGTCATTGCCCAGCTTCTGGCGACGGAAGGCTTCACCGATGTTGAAGACCTTGCCTATGCCGATCTCGGCGAAATCGGCGCGATCGAAGGCTTCGACGAGGACACGGCTGAGGAAATCCAGGCCCGCGCCCGCGATTACCTGGACCGCCTGTCGGCCGAGCAGGACGCCAAGCGCAAGGAGCTGGGTGTCGAGGATGCAGTGCTTGAGGTCGAGGGTGTTGTCCTCGCCATGGCTGTGAAATTCGGTGAGAACGACGTCAAGACGGTCGACGATCTGGCTGGCCTGGTCACCGATGACCTTCGTGGCTGGTTTGAAACCAAGAATGGCGAGCGCGTGCGCGAGCCGGGCATACTGGAAGAGTTCAATCTCGCCGCTGAAGATGCCGAGATGATGATCATGCGGGCTCGCGTTGCGGCTGGCTGGATCTCGGAAGAGGACCTGCCGCAGCCGGAAGTCGTCGAGGAGGAGGTCGATGAGGCCGCCGCTGCCTTCGACGTCGAGAACATGGATCTGGCGGCTCTGGAAGCCGAAGCCGAGGCCCTTGGTCTCGACCTCGACGCCGAGCTGCCTGAAGAGGGCGAGGAGGCGAAGGCTGACTAG
- a CDS encoding RNA-binding protein, which translates to MTSPRASLMRERRCVVTGEVREEADLVRMALGPDSELVPDLAAKLPGRGAWVSAERSLIEKAVKKSAFNRAFGCPVKMPEDLPGLVEGQLVARALSLLGLARRSGDLAVGYDAVRLALKSAKPAWRIEASDGAEDGRSKLDRLAFAAWGDVPVAGCFTAEAIGDATGRAPVVHAAMSKGSQARAFTTVMGKLSGFRPLVLQG; encoded by the coding sequence CTGACTAGCCCCCGGGCCAGCTTGATGCGGGAACGGCGCTGCGTTGTCACCGGAGAGGTTCGCGAGGAAGCGGATCTGGTTCGGATGGCCCTCGGGCCTGACAGCGAGCTCGTCCCGGACCTCGCTGCCAAACTTCCCGGCCGTGGTGCCTGGGTGAGTGCAGAGCGGAGTTTGATTGAGAAGGCGGTCAAGAAGTCCGCCTTCAACCGGGCCTTCGGGTGTCCGGTCAAGATGCCGGAAGACCTGCCGGGCCTTGTTGAGGGCCAGTTGGTCGCGCGCGCACTCAGTCTTCTGGGACTGGCGCGTCGCTCCGGTGACCTGGCAGTGGGATATGACGCGGTGCGTCTGGCCCTGAAGTCTGCCAAGCCGGCCTGGCGCATCGAAGCGTCGGACGGCGCCGAGGATGGCCGGTCCAAACTGGATCGGCTGGCCTTTGCGGCCTGGGGCGATGTCCCGGTCGCTGGATGTTTCACGGCGGAAGCCATTGGTGATGCGACAGGTCGCGCTCCGGTGGTCCACGCCGCCATGTCGAAAGGCTCGCAAGCGCGTGCCTTTACGACTGTGATGGGGAAGCTTTCGGGCTTCCGGCCGCTCGTCCTGCAAGGCTGA
- the infB gene encoding translation initiation factor IF-2: protein MSDADDNNSSGRRPLSLKRSGGGTVQQSFARGRSKAVVVEKKRKRVATPAKDGGPGGKQGGGAKGGESALAAKARQLGLSEEELVARQRAIARARAEAADREAQKKQDAAAMAQRAASEQRQLEEQRERVAREAREAEEAAQKAIEDEARLKAEAEAATAAKDSGRKRDDESSRRRPPAKDEKRTPEVVPMDEASALEALGGRVKRKGGAAGPGPAAKQQPARAKTDNRRRGKLTIQNILEGDEERQRSLASVRRAREREKQRRQDTSGGREKIEREVVVPEAITVADLANRMAERSVDVIKYMMKQGQMVRMNDVLDADTAELVVEDFGHIVKRVSEADVEQGFIDDDDADEAKLPRAPVIAVMGHVDHGKTSLLDALRSTDIASGEAGGITQHIGAYQVELKGGQKITFLDTPGHAAFSAMRSRGAMATDIVILVVAADDSVKPQTIEAIHHAKAAGTPIIVAVNKCDKHEANPQKVLTDLLQHEIVVEAMSGEVQSVNVSAKTREGLDELTEAIALQAELLDLKANPERSAEGIVIESQVDKGRGPVATLLVRRGTLKRGEIVVAGAQWGRVRALVDARGQQLPEAGPSLAVEILGLDGAPDPGELFAVVDSESRAREIADYRQRKGREATGGSSPASASLEQMMARLKQDETQEMPLLVKSDVQGSAEAIKQSLEGIGNDEVRARIIRAAPGGVNESDVLLAKSSGAPVFAFNVRANKQARELAEREGVEIRYYSVIYDVIDDVRNTMEGMLAPEKRENFIGYAEILEVFNITKTGKVAGCRVTEGVVRRGCGVRLLRDDTVLHEGKLKTLKRFKDEVSDVRAGTECGMAFEKYEDLRKGDQIECFEVIEVARKLEA from the coding sequence ATGAGCGACGCAGACGACAACAACTCCTCCGGCCGCCGGCCGCTCTCTCTGAAACGCTCCGGCGGTGGCACCGTGCAGCAAAGCTTTGCGCGCGGCCGCTCCAAGGCGGTCGTCGTGGAGAAGAAGCGCAAGCGCGTGGCGACGCCGGCCAAGGATGGCGGTCCCGGCGGCAAGCAAGGTGGAGGCGCCAAGGGTGGTGAATCCGCGCTGGCTGCCAAGGCTCGCCAGCTCGGCCTGTCCGAAGAGGAACTGGTCGCCCGCCAGCGCGCCATCGCCCGTGCCCGCGCCGAGGCCGCCGATCGGGAAGCCCAGAAGAAACAGGACGCTGCCGCCATGGCGCAGCGCGCTGCCAGTGAACAGCGTCAGCTGGAAGAGCAGCGCGAACGCGTGGCGCGCGAAGCGCGTGAGGCCGAAGAGGCTGCGCAAAAGGCGATTGAAGACGAAGCACGTCTGAAAGCCGAGGCCGAAGCCGCTACGGCAGCCAAGGACAGCGGTCGCAAGCGCGATGACGAGTCGTCACGCCGCCGCCCGCCGGCCAAGGACGAGAAGCGTACGCCGGAAGTTGTCCCGATGGACGAGGCCAGCGCGCTCGAGGCCCTCGGTGGCCGCGTCAAGCGCAAGGGCGGGGCTGCAGGTCCGGGCCCGGCCGCCAAGCAACAGCCGGCACGCGCCAAGACCGACAATCGCCGCCGCGGCAAGTTGACCATCCAGAATATTCTGGAAGGCGACGAGGAGCGTCAGCGCTCACTCGCTTCGGTGCGCCGTGCCCGCGAACGCGAGAAGCAGCGCCGTCAGGACACGTCCGGTGGTCGCGAGAAGATCGAACGCGAAGTCGTCGTTCCGGAAGCCATCACCGTTGCCGACCTGGCCAACCGTATGGCCGAACGCTCTGTCGACGTCATCAAATACATGATGAAACAGGGCCAGATGGTCCGCATGAACGACGTGCTGGACGCCGACACCGCCGAGCTGGTGGTCGAGGATTTTGGCCACATCGTGAAACGTGTTTCCGAGGCTGATGTCGAGCAGGGCTTTATCGATGATGATGATGCCGACGAGGCCAAGCTGCCGCGCGCTCCGGTCATTGCCGTCATGGGTCATGTCGACCACGGCAAGACTTCCTTGCTGGACGCGCTGCGCTCGACCGACATCGCGTCGGGCGAGGCTGGTGGCATCACCCAGCATATCGGTGCCTACCAGGTCGAGCTGAAAGGTGGTCAGAAAATCACCTTCCTCGACACGCCCGGTCACGCCGCTTTCTCGGCTATGCGATCGCGTGGCGCAATGGCGACGGATATCGTGATCCTGGTCGTTGCCGCCGACGATTCGGTCAAGCCGCAGACGATCGAGGCGATCCATCATGCCAAGGCTGCCGGCACGCCGATCATTGTCGCCGTCAACAAGTGCGACAAGCATGAAGCCAATCCGCAAAAGGTCCTGACCGACCTGCTGCAGCACGAGATCGTGGTTGAGGCGATGTCGGGTGAGGTGCAGTCGGTCAATGTGTCGGCCAAGACCCGTGAAGGTCTTGACGAGCTGACCGAGGCGATCGCCCTGCAAGCCGAATTGCTCGACCTGAAGGCGAACCCTGAGCGCAGTGCCGAAGGCATCGTGATCGAGAGCCAGGTCGACAAGGGTCGTGGCCCGGTCGCAACGCTTCTGGTCCGCCGCGGTACGCTCAAGCGTGGCGAGATCGTGGTGGCTGGCGCCCAGTGGGGTCGTGTCCGCGCCCTCGTTGATGCGCGTGGTCAGCAATTGCCGGAAGCGGGTCCGTCCCTGGCGGTCGAGATCCTTGGTCTCGACGGTGCCCCGGACCCGGGCGAGCTCTTCGCCGTGGTCGACAGTGAATCGCGTGCCCGTGAAATCGCCGACTACCGTCAGCGCAAGGGCCGTGAGGCGACCGGTGGATCGTCACCGGCAAGCGCCTCGCTCGAGCAGATGATGGCGCGCCTCAAGCAGGACGAGACCCAGGAAATGCCGCTTCTCGTGAAGTCGGACGTCCAAGGCTCGGCTGAAGCGATCAAGCAATCGCTTGAGGGCATTGGCAATGACGAGGTCCGCGCGCGGATCATTCGTGCCGCTCCGGGCGGCGTGAATGAGAGCGACGTGCTTCTCGCCAAGTCGTCCGGTGCACCGGTCTTCGCGTTCAACGTGCGTGCCAACAAGCAGGCGCGCGAACTGGCCGAACGTGAAGGCGTCGAGATCCGCTATTACTCGGTCATCTATGATGTGATCGACGATGTGCGCAACACGATGGAAGGCATGCTGGCGCCGGAGAAGCGCGAGAACTTCATCGGTTACGCCGAGATCCTGGAAGTCTTCAACATCACCAAGACCGGCAAGGTCGCCGGTTGTCGTGTCACCGAGGGCGTGGTCAGGCGTGGCTGTGGCGTACGTCTGCTGCGCGACGATACGGTCCTGCATGAAGGCAAGCTCAAGACGCTCAAGCGCTTCAAGGATGAAGTGTCCGACGTCCGCGCCGGCACCGAGTGCGGTATGGCCTTCGAGAAGTATGAAGACCTGCGCAAGGGCGATCAGATCGAGTGTTTCGAAGTGATCGAAGTTGCACGCAAGCTCGAAGCCTGA
- a CDS encoding nuclear transport factor 2 family protein, giving the protein MTRILTTLAVAISATFTLVAAANAQEDANAEAEAVARAYMALYSAVDWDGMEALLAENVRFRDTTAQSPDVGPDGYAEDSRDGMMAELRTFGETYNPIELGFEWDQVFTSNSRVVFIGHVNALYPTETPDQNFRWRAEQVTVITVRDGLVVGHQDFANYAHPEQGLVAADSVD; this is encoded by the coding sequence ATGACCCGAATTCTCACAACCCTTGCCGTCGCGATCTCGGCGACATTCACGCTGGTTGCAGCCGCCAATGCCCAGGAAGACGCCAACGCCGAAGCGGAGGCGGTGGCTCGCGCCTACATGGCCCTCTACTCTGCGGTCGACTGGGATGGCATGGAAGCTTTGCTGGCGGAGAATGTGCGCTTCCGGGACACGACAGCACAGAGCCCGGATGTCGGGCCGGACGGTTACGCCGAGGACAGCCGCGACGGCATGATGGCCGAGCTGCGCACCTTCGGTGAAACCTACAATCCGATTGAGTTGGGCTTTGAGTGGGACCAGGTCTTCACATCGAACAGCCGCGTCGTCTTCATCGGCCACGTCAATGCCCTCTATCCCACAGAGACGCCCGATCAGAACTTCCGCTGGCGGGCCGAGCAGGTGACCGTGATCACCGTGCGCGATGGCCTGGTGGTGGGCCATCAGGACTTCGCCAATTATGCCCATCCCGAACAGGGCCTCGTTGCCGCCGATAGCGTTGACTGA
- a CDS encoding nuclear transport factor 2 family protein — protein sequence MFRLLFAVVLLSVGITPVTSAQPASVDLAPRALAEAWLDAYARQDFDRMRSLMTADTVFVDPTSFEIAAVTQPIDWRGPEAITAGIAAWGMDHAVYTVDRSYEASGNVVFSGHIDVVYGDGASSQTFRYPITTIIRVADGHVVEHRDYTDFAGALRIAAPD from the coding sequence ATGTTCAGATTACTTTTCGCCGTCGTGCTGCTGTCCGTCGGGATCACCCCGGTCACCTCCGCCCAGCCTGCCAGCGTCGACCTTGCCCCCCGCGCCCTCGCGGAGGCCTGGCTGGATGCCTATGCCAGGCAGGATTTCGACCGGATGAGATCGCTGATGACAGCCGACACGGTGTTCGTGGATCCGACCTCCTTCGAGATTGCGGCCGTCACCCAACCTATCGACTGGCGCGGACCGGAGGCGATCACCGCCGGGATCGCGGCCTGGGGCATGGATCACGCCGTCTACACAGTGGATCGAAGCTATGAGGCGTCAGGGAATGTCGTGTTCAGCGGTCACATCGACGTTGTCTATGGCGACGGCGCGTCCTCGCAGACCTTCCGATATCCCATCACGACCATCATCCGGGTGGCCGACGGACATGTCGTCGAACATCGCGACTATACCGATTTTGCCGGCGCACTACGGATCGCTGCACCGGACTGA
- the rbfA gene encoding 30S ribosome-binding factor RbfA: MARRQTHTSKGPSQRQLRAGELVRHALVGIIAREEFRDPDLEGQMISVTEVRPSPDLRVAKVYVAPLGRGDSAKLAAGLNRCAAFLRGRLGREIEMKFTPELHFHADNSFDTASHVDDLLNRPTVRKDLDATRGSEADAED, translated from the coding sequence ATGGCCCGCCGTCAGACCCATACTTCCAAAGGCCCGAGCCAACGTCAGTTGCGCGCCGGAGAACTCGTTCGGCATGCGCTTGTGGGAATAATCGCGCGCGAGGAATTCCGCGATCCCGACCTTGAGGGCCAGATGATCTCGGTGACCGAAGTGCGTCCGAGTCCTGACCTGCGCGTCGCAAAAGTCTATGTCGCACCGCTCGGACGGGGTGATTCAGCCAAGCTTGCGGCCGGCCTCAACCGTTGCGCGGCTTTCCTGCGCGGTCGGCTGGGTCGGGAGATCGAAATGAAGTTCACGCCGGAACTTCATTTTCATGCCGACAATTCCTTCGATACCGCCAGCCATGTCGACGATTTGCTGAACCGTCCGACGGTTCGCAAGGACTTGGACGCTACGCGCGGAAGCGAAGCGGACGCCGAGGATTAG